From a region of the Mercurialis annua linkage group LG1-X, ddMerAnnu1.2, whole genome shotgun sequence genome:
- the LOC126688086 gene encoding uncharacterized protein LOC126688086 produces the protein MKRTGFFFCSHQQFERKKNLRPPFFISFPAILSFSSIFSESSHFPASPSSSPAVPPFLWRFSSSPLLNSRCHHLPSPATTCRRLPPASHNSGPRFLIVPLYLLRFCSTTSMRGRGSGGGSGRGSGRGSGRGRGDPTEPVEEQHREEAGGPVQPLQEREAGEPPAILDNQGRAMVRPDPSRTMLLDSGPVSRAIRDIFRQCWFETGSAWRFLTADQREFYFQEFQKKFWWDDSAYSEEVIRRVFMTHAATRYKDNIHKMRKMQKKHTSVNQEIWEAWNAFWDTEKEKKKSETARANRMSEPAGPGSGPVRHTGGSRSAIKHMDVMAKELGRKPSATELYSRLHKTKAEKKPVDKRAQDMTDAIAERLAAATQSPTGEGSTSSPVDETHIFMDIEGVNKKHRVYGLGSATSRYVGPSIRPQRGSSSRTSQQTDEEVERRVQAGIQEGLRQVEQRLAAQQASMAQMIRDEIARMMPNLPPEYQPQFPPPPPDGGDTTDL, from the exons ATGAAACGCACAGGTTTCTTCTTCTGCTCTCATCAGcagtttgaaagaaaaaaaaacctccGGCCTCCGTTTTTCATCTCATTTCCGGCGATTCTCTCATTTTCCTCCATTTTCAGCGAATCCTCTCATTTTCCGGCATCCCCATCTTCATCACCGGCGGTTCCTCCCTTTTTGTGGCGTTTTTCATCTTCTCCTCTGCTCAACAGCCGCTGCCACCACCTGCCGTCGCCTGCCACCACCTGCCGCCGCCTGCCACCGGCCAGTCACAATAG CGGCCCGAGATTCCTTATTGTTCCTTTGTATctgttgcggttctgctctacaacaa GTATGAGGGGTCGAGGCTCAGGCGGAGGCTCAGGCCGAGGATCAGGCCGAGGATCAGGCCGAGGACGGGGGGACCCTACCGAGCCCGTAGAGGAGCAGCATCGTGAGGAGGCTGGAGGACCTGTTCAGCCTTTGCAGGAGCGTGAGGCAGGCGAGCCCCCGGCCATTTTGGACAACCAGGGTAGGGCGATGGTTCGTCCGGACCCTAGCAG GACAATGTTGCTGGACTCTGGGCCTGTTTCTCGGGCTATCCGGGATATTTTCAGGCAGTGCTGGTTCGAGACTGGATCAGCATGGCGCTTTCTGACAGCGGACCAGAGGGAGTTCTATTTTCAGGAATTTcag AAGAAGTTCTGGTGGGATGACTCTGCGTACAGCGAGGAGGTAATCAGACGGGTCTTCATGACCCATGCAGCCACCCGGTACAAAGACAACATCCACAAGATGAGGAAAATGCAAAAGAAGCATACATCTGTGAATCAGGAGATCTGGGAAGCCTGGAATGCATTTTGGGACACAGAGAAGGAGAAAAAGAAGTCAGAGACAGCTCGGGCAAACCGGATGAGTGAGCCTGCGGGCCCCGGTTCTGGTCCTGTCCGCCATACCGGAGGATCTCGCTCTGCTATCAAGCATATGGATGTGATG GCTAAGGAGCTCGGCCGGAAGCCGAGTGCGACAGAGCTGTACAGTCGCCTTCATAAAACGAAGGCTGAGAAGAAACCAGTCGACAAGAGGGCTCAGGATATGACT GACGCCATCGCTGAGAGGCTTGCTGCTGCGACACAGTCGCCGACCGGAGAGGGGAGCACCTCGAGTCCTGTGGATGAGACGCATATATTTATGGAtatcgagggcgtcaacaagaagcaTCGGGTGTACGGCCTGGGTTCGGCTACCAGCAGATATGTAGGCCCGAGTATCAGACCGCAGAGAGGCAGCTCTTCACGGACATCACAGCAGACGGATgaggaggtcgagcgccgtGTGCAGGCCGGCATCCAGGAGGGCCTGCGGCAGGTTGAGCAGCGGTTGGCGGCGCAGCAGGCCAGCATGGCACAAATGATACGTGATGAGATTGCACGGATGATGCCGAATCTCCCACCAGAGTATCAGCCACAATTTCCCCCTCCTCCGCCAGACGGTGGCGATACTACAGATTTGTAG
- the LOC126677118 gene encoding vacuolar iron transporter homolog 4-like, whose amino-acid sequence MASNQSSSLNNIRFPITVTNNNSNDVEVLEPEANSKDDTFDYSKRAQWLRAALLGANDGLISIASLMMGVGSVKQDIEAMILTGFAGLAAGACSMAIGEFVSVYSQLDIELAQKKRQHKNRNGNRNGNKEGEKENLANPWQAAAASALAFAVGAIVPLLAAAFIRNYKVRLAVVVGAVSLALMAFGWFGAVLGKAPVIRSSARVLVGGLMAMGITFGLTKLIGSTAL is encoded by the coding sequence ATGGCAAGCAATCAATCATCTTCTCTTAACAACATCAGATTTCCTATTACTGTTACTAACAATAATAGTAATGACGTTGAAGTACTAGAGCCAGAGGCCAATAGTAAAGACGACACATTCGACTACTCGAAAAGAGCACAATGGCTTCGAGCAGCACTTCTCGGCGCAAACGACGGATTAATCTCCATTGCATCGCTGATGATGGGAGTTGGTTCCGTCAAACAAGACATTGAAGCCATGATTTTAACAGGCTTTGCTGGTTTAGCAGCCGGTGCTTGTAGTATGGCGATTGGTGAATTCGTGTCTGTGTATTCGCAGTTGGATATCGAGTTAGCTCAAAAGAAGAGACAACATAAAAACAGAAACGGAAACAGAAACGGAAATAAAGAAGGGGAGAAAGAGAATTTAGCAAACCCATGGCAAGCAGCGGCTGCGTCAGCTCTTGCATTTGCAGTGGGTGCAATTGTGCCATTGCTGGCTGCTGCTTTCATAAGAAATTATAAAGTGAGACTTGCTGTTGTAGTTGGAGCTGTGAGCTTGGCTCTAATGGCGTTTGGATGGTTTGGTGCCGTGTTGGGCAAGGCACCGGTCATAAGGTCTTCAGCTAGGGTTTTAGTTGGAGGTTTGATGGCTATGGGTATAACCTTTGGTCTAACCAAATTGATTGGATCAACTGCTCTCTGA